The proteins below come from a single Papaver somniferum cultivar HN1 chromosome 11, ASM357369v1, whole genome shotgun sequence genomic window:
- the LOC113321306 gene encoding 3-ketoacyl-CoA synthase 12-like, translating to MEDHVMIIFVLPIVFSLVFLLWKKLVEKWRGQACYILDYECYKPTDDRKLDTHFCGNLVMRNETLGLPEYKFLLKAIVSSGIGEETYGPRNIIAGHENTPTLKDSLVEVEEFFYHTLDKLFARSNVSPKDIDILVVNISMFATSPSLTARIVNRYKMREDVQVFNLSGMGCSASLISIDLVRNIFRVRKKRLAIVVTSESIGPNWYSGNAKSMILANCLFRSGGCAILLSNNPRLKHKAMFELKCLVRSHLGSSDEAYECCMQKEDELERPGFHLSKNLPKAATRAFIENLRELGPKILPLPELIRYVLVSNLRRYMTSKQSGGGVGSSVNFKTAVDHFCLHTGGKAVIEGVGKSLGLAEDDIEPARMTLHRFGNTSASSLWYVLGYMEAKKRLKKGDRILMISFGAGFKCNSCHWEVLRDLDDPNVWKDCIASYPRSNLSNPFMEKYSWINEADPNTSTDELIKKLKSQFLNDSHTC from the coding sequence ATGGAAGATCATGTAATGATAATATTCGTACTACcaattgtgttttctctagtGTTTTTACTCTGGAAGAAGTTGGTTGAGAAATGGAGAGGTCAAGCTTGTTATATATTGGATTATGAATGTTACAAACCAACCGATGATAGAAAACTTGATACACACTTCTGTGGAAATCTCGTAATGAGAAACGAGACTTTGGGTCTTCCGGAATACAAATTCCTTTTAAAAGCCATTGTCAGCTCAGGCATTGGTGAAGAAACTTATGGACCTAGAAACATCATCGCAGGTCATGAGAATACTCCAACTCTCAAAGATAGTCTCGTTGAAGTAGAAGAATTCTTTTACCATACTCTCGATAAGCTTTTCGCGAGATCGAATGTTTCTCCAAAAGACATTGATATCCTGGTCGTTAATATCTCCATGTTTGCTACTTCTCCTTCTTTAACTGCAAGGATAGTTAACCGTTACAAAATGAGAGAAGATGTTCAAGTGTTTAATTTGTCAGGAATGGGCTGCAGTGCTAGCTTGATATCAATCGACCTCGTTCGAAACATCTTCAGAGTTCGTAAGAAAAGATTGGCGATCGTCGTTACCTCCGAATCTATAGGCCCCAACTGGTATTCAGGAAACGCCAAGTCCATGATTCTTGCAAACTGTCTATTTAGATCAGGTGGGTGTGCTATTCTTTTATCGAATAATCCACGTTTAAAACATAAAGCTATGTTTGAATTGAAATGTCTAGTTAGGTCTCACTTAGGTTCAAGTGATGAAGCTTATGAATGTTGCATGCAAAAAGAGGATGAACTTGAAAGACCAGGATTTCATCTCAGCAAAAACTTACCCAAAGCTGCGACTAGAGCATTCATAGAAAACTTAAGGGAACTAGGACCTAAAATATTACCATTACCGGAGTTAATCCGTTACGTTCTAGTATCAAACCTTCGTCGGTACATGACATCAAAACAAAGTGGTGGCGGTGTTGGTAGTAGTGTGAATTTTAAGACTGCCGTCGATCATTTTTGCCTTCACACCGGTGGAAAGGCGGTTATTGAGGGAGTTGGAAAGAGCCTGGGGTTGGCAGAAGACGACATAGAACCGGCTAGGATGACACTACATAGATTTGGTAATACATCAGCCAGTAGTCTCTGGTATGTCTTAGGGTATATGGAAGCAAAAAAGAGACTTAAAAAGGGAGATAGGATTTTGATGATAAGCTTTGGTGCTGGTTTTAAGTGCAACAGTTGTCACTGGGAGGTCTTAAGAGATTTGGATGATCCAAATGTTTGGAAAGATTGTATTGCTAGTTACCCTCGAAGTAACTTAAGTAACCCTTTTATGGAGAAGTATAGTTGGATTAATGAAGCTGATCCAAACACAAGTACAGATGAATTGATAAAGAAGCTGAAATCACAGTTTTTGAATGACTCTCACACTTGTTAA